In Flavobacteriales bacterium, the genomic window AGGCAGATCCGCGGATATCTTACCTTTCAGAAAGTCACTCAAACGCTGGGCAGGTACACGCTGGGTCCTTCCGGCAGCATCCCAGCATTTTTTCTCAACAGAGGATTGGAAGAACATGGCGGACAACGACCCTTCTTTTGCAAATTCTTTGAAATCATCAGGACGCAACTCGACGACAATACCTGAATTCGCCGTAGGCTGGTCCCGTTTGGAGGGTGACCATCCATTCGTAACCACCTCGCCGGGAGCGGTGGCACACGGAGCGATGATTCCTCCCGGGCACATACAGAAAGAGTACACCCCCCGCCCTCCGGCCTGTTTGACAACACTATAGGATGCGGGTGGCAGATACGGGCCTCTTAGATCACAGTGATATTGGATATGGTCTATAAGTTTCTGTGGATGTTCCACGCGTACCCCGAGCGCAAATGGCTTGGCCTCCATTGCCCAGCCCTTTTCATATACAAGGTTAAAAATATCCCTGGCCGAATGTCCGGTGGCCAGAATCACATGACTTGCCTCAATAGAAAGCCCTGTGGCGGTGGTGACTCCCGAAACGCGCCCACCGGCCGTTGCAATATCTGTAACACGTTCATTGAAATGCACCTCACCTCCGTGATCGAGGATGGTTTGGCGGATGGATTGGATCACCCCGGGTAATTTGTTCGTACCTATATGCGGATGAGCATCCCAGAGGATCTGTTGGGGAGCGCCGTGATACACCAGCGTCTCCAGCACATGTTGCACATTCCCGCGTTTGGTCGAGCGGGTATAGAGCTTTCCATCGGAATAGGTACCGGCTCCTCCTTCGCCGAAACAGTAGTTTGAATCCGGGTTTACAAGGTGATCCTTCATCAGGGCGGCAATATCACGACGACGCCCACGGACATCCTTCCCTCTTTCCAGCACGATCGGCTTGAGGTTATTTTTTAATAGCGTTAGTGCTGCGAACAAACCTGCGGGCCCGGCGCCGACAATCACAACGGAAGGGCGGTTCTTCACATTCGGAAAAGAAAAATCAGGCAGTCGATACCGATCGGAATCCGTACCCGTGAAAAGGAGCAAACGGATGTTGTATTTTACCGGTGCTTTCCGTGCATCGATGGATTTGCGCAGGATACGCCAGGAATGCACTTCATCAGCAGATATTCCGGATTGGCGGACCGCGGCATTCAGCAACTGCTTGTCATCACCGGCCACCTCAGGTGAAACGGTTACCGTGATCTCTTTCTCCACGATTACCGGCTATAACATCAGGGGAGTTCCGGACTTATTTGAAATCGTCTCCATCCGCCTGAAATTTGAAACCAAGCCTTTTGCCGGTTCGCATATTCATGTTGTTGATGGAATCCTCCATTTCCTGGAGGGTAAGCATTTTCACATCATCATAAGGTGGTGTGAGCAGATCGAAGTCGAGGGCATACAACATGGCAGACTGAACGATGCGACGAAGATGATCTTTATCAAGCGTATCATTTACGAAGTCGTTATACAGAAAACCCAGCTGGCGTTTTCCTTCCACGAAATAGTGGTTGTCCTTATTAATGAACATACGGCCTATCAGGTAGCCCATATCATTCATGCGCTTATACTTGAACGAATCCTTGAGGAAATTGTAAATATTGATCATTCCGCAATACATGCGAAATTCATCTTCCTGTACATAGGA contains:
- a CDS encoding FAD-dependent oxidoreductase, whose product is MEKEITVTVSPEVAGDDKQLLNAAVRQSGISADEVHSWRILRKSIDARKAPVKYNIRLLLFTGTDSDRYRLPDFSFPNVKNRPSVVIVGAGPAGLFAALTLLKNNLKPIVLERGKDVRGRRRDIAALMKDHLVNPDSNYCFGEGGAGTYSDGKLYTRSTKRGNVQHVLETLVYHGAPQQILWDAHPHIGTNKLPGVIQSIRQTILDHGGEVHFNERVTDIATAGGRVSGVTTATGLSIEASHVILATGHSARDIFNLVYEKGWAMEAKPFALGVRVEHPQKLIDHIQYHCDLRGPYLPPASYSVVKQAGGRGVYSFCMCPGGIIAPCATAPGEVVTNGWSPSKRDQPTANSGIVVELRPDDFKEFAKEGSLSAMFFQSSVEKKCWDAAGRTQRVPAQRLSDFLKGKISADLPETSYQPGITSMDLREVLPPQVYDALKEGFGLFGRAMHGFVTEEAIIHAPESRTSSPVRIPRDMETLEHPEVGGLYPCGEGAGYAGGIVSAAMDGIRCAERCVFSR